The following are encoded together in the Macrobrachium rosenbergii isolate ZJJX-2024 chromosome 21, ASM4041242v1, whole genome shotgun sequence genome:
- the LOC136849681 gene encoding uncharacterized protein, whose amino-acid sequence MKTAILILALGIYAISAGSTPNPGQSLNQHLDQDPYAKESEKSSGEKQQIRQLYEQQAYQQPSNHQVLLNGQQQQQYTKEQQYYAQQQRLHSQHSQPQAEKPCTKLTPRFFEVLSDPEGIGSQILLYVGQTIQSTLLALAMIFTGIFIYDLITGKYSRAFTVTSEGRADAPEISVDLYEVAERVYRAFEKFQDKFQLFQDQVI is encoded by the exons ATGAAGACAGCCATCCTTATTCTTGCACTGGGCATCTACGCCATCTCAGCCGGCTCTACTCCAAATCCAGGCCAGTCCCTTAATCAACACTTAGACCAAGATCCATAcgcaaaggaaagtgaaaaaagcTCCGGAGAAAAGCAGCAGATCCGACAGCTATACGAACAACAAGCGTATCAGCAGCCAAGCAATCATCAGGTCTTGCTCAATggacagcaacagcagcagtatACTAAAGAGCAGCAGTACTACGCTCAGCAGCAGAGACTGCACAGCCAACACAGCCAGCCACAGGCAGAGAAACCCTGCACAAAATTGACACCCAGATTCTTCGAGGTTTTGAGTGATCCCGAAGGCATCGGATCGCAA attttgctGTATGTGGGCCAAACCATCCAAAGCACGCTACTTGCCTTAGCCATGATATTCACGGGGATCTTCATATACGACTTGATCACTGGGAAATATTCCCGCGCATTCACAGTGACATCTGAAGGCCGAGCAGACGCCCCGGAGATTAGTGTCGATCTGTACGAAGTCGCCGAGAGAGTCTACAGAGCTTTTGAAAAATTCCAAGACAAATTTCAGTTGTTCCAAGACCAAGTTATTTAG
- the LOC136849392 gene encoding uncharacterized protein: protein MSLLGTLSSIEKFVPLGRLHSRALQFYLKANWNRKSFLDSFIFNITPQIKEDLRWWLAKDRFSAGMSLTPTNPDLMLFSDASDLGWGALLNNMEVSGTWSPSERNLHINMKELKAIHLALLHFAMITYHKTVAVHSDSMTALAYIKNQGGTHSFTLNEATKELLLWARSNETLLVTRFIHGKLNVLADELSRGKQVLPTEWSLNPQVCTDLWKLWGKPLIDLFATSRNNRLPLYCSPAPDPQAWATDAMLQDWSNLDLYAFPPFSMVKEVLRKFNSHVNVSVTLVAPFWPHKEWFPDLLSLLTDFPRLLPQRKSLLRQPHFLRYHQGLSTLALTGFRLSGNLSERKDFQEWLQRLLLTADDNLPLQSTNPSGQFLGSGAKNKEFPLLKLP from the coding sequence ATGAGTCTTCTTGGAACTCTCTCATCCATCGAGAAGTTTGTTCCATTGGGCAGACTGCATTCAAGAGCacttcaattctacctcaaagccaaTTGGAACAGGAAGTCTTTTCTGGACTCGTTcattttcaacatcactccccagataaaagaggatctcagATGGTGGTTGGCAAAAGACAGATTTTCGGCAGGAATGTCTCTAACTCCAACGAACCCCGACCTAATGTTATTCTCCGAcgcttcggatctgggttggggagccctcctcAACAACATGGAAGTATCAGGAACTTGGTCTCCTTCCGagagaaacctccacatcaacatGAAGGAACTAAAAGCAATTCATCTTGCACTTCTACATTTTGCCATGATAACCTACCACAAAACTGTAGCAGTgcattcggacagcatgaccgcACTAGCGTACATCAAGaaccaaggagggactcattctttcACTCTCAATGAAGCGACGAAGGAACTTCTTCTTTGGGCAAGGAGCAATGAAACTCTTTTAGTGACTCGGTTCATTCACGGCAAATTGAACGTCCTGGCGGACGAATTGAGTCGAGGAAAACAGGTCCTACCGACGGAATGgtcactcaatccacaggtatgcaccgacctgtggaaactgtggggaaaacCGTtaatagacctgttcgcgacaTCGAGGAACAATCGGCTTCCGTTGTATTGCTCCCCAGCCCCAGacccacaagcatgggcaacagatgccatgttgcaggactggtcgaatctcgacctttacgccttccctcccttcagcatggtgaaaGAAGTGCTGAGGAAGTTCAATTCTCACGTCAACGTGTCAGTGACActagtcgctcccttttggccacacaaagagTGGTTTCCCGATCTTTTGAGCCTTCTGACAGACTTTCCAAGACTACTTCCTCAGAggaaaagtcttctcagacagccacacTTCCTCCGATACCATCAAGgattatccactctcgctctgacaggcttcagactgtcagggaacttgtcagagcgaaaggattttcaagaatggctgcagaggctattgctaactGCAGAtgacaatcttcctctgcagtctaccaatccaagtggacagtttttaggaagtggtgccaaGAACAAGGAATTTCCTCTTCTAAAACTTCCGTAA